TTCTTACCAAAACAGATCAGACACAAACAATAATCAGTAGAAGTAATAAGTACAAGGAGGCTCCTGAACATGTAGCTCGACAGGAAACTTTTTAAGAAGCGGGCTGCACATTTTCCACTTTGGACAGTGAGACAGGTATTTTCCTCTTGTCTACCCCTGGCGGCTTCGTGATCACATCCCTTGGATCCCTAAATCCTCTCCACTTTGACCCCGaatctcctctctgctccccaTCCCCGATGCTGTGGAGCAACCTCTCTTTCAAGTTGGCTCTGGGGAGGATCCAAACAACAATCCCTACGGCCACGAGGGCCGAGCCCAGGCAGGAGAGCCCAATGCCGGCTGCGGTGCTGATGTGCAGCCCCTTGTTGAAGCCGACAGCCTGGGTGTCCACGAAGAACAGGTCTCCCTCTCCAAACGACTCTATTTTATGAGGAGTGGAGTAACCAACTGAGAGGCTGGCAAAGCCTGCAGTCAGGATCAGGAGACCCAGAAACAAGGACacctggagagaggagagaaaactgaAGGGGTAATATGTGCTTTCCTGGTCTATTCTTCTTTAGGTGGCACTCTTTGCTCAGCACACTTCACTTCTTGTTAGGAAaggtcattttgttgtttgtgatgCAGAAAAATCCAAATTGCCAAACAGGCAGGGGGCTTACATGTAATCCTTCACCTTTACAAATACCACTGCACCGCTGCTGGTACTGCATCATGTGGAGACAGCAGTTTAAAACGCTGGTGTTTGAACAACATAAAGAAAGATTTTTTCATTATATTGGTGAAACTCATTGCTGACAGGTGAAAACAATCAGCGGGAGGTGGCGTAGCTCTACCGGCACTCACTGGGCAAACGCAGGGGTTGACACTGACAAGGACACAGGGAATTTGTCGGTCCAAATTTGcggaaaatggaaaaacaacaaacagcaacaacgacaacaacaactaaaattTATGTGACCTTTCGAACTTCAGCAACTAATTATTCTTTACTCTgtatacaaaagaaaaatggtgACTTGAAAGTAATATCTCAATATCAATAGGGTgcacaatattaaaataaacttctACATACGTTGCATATTGTAGACATTTGTTTCCACCAAGCTCTGGTACCTGTACTAAATGTACTGCATTGAATACAAAGACAAGTTATCGAATTAGTCTTAAGATCCAGTAAATGTGTTGGAAAGTGTTGATGTTCTACCTTCCAGACTGCCGAGTTCCACCACAGGGCTGACCTCTGGCTCTGGACGAACCCCCGATCCTCAGGGTCTCTGTCCCACATGGAGGCTGAGCACTCCTCGTAGAAGTGGTGCAGATACGAGCGAACCCCAAACTGAAGACAGCTTGAACCGGCCTGCAGGGTGTGAAAACACCAGTCACTCAGTGATTACATTTGCCCTGCACAGTCTCTCTTTCAGGTTTGAAGCAAGAAGAACAAACGCCCACAAAACAAGGAATGCAGAGAATGGGTTAACGAATAAAGAGGACTAAAGTTAGACTTGAAGTACATTATTTTTAACTCTTTATATATtgcatgtgtttaataaatacaaagtaCACTTATACTGTTACTGGGTAAGAGgaagaacaagaaagaaaacaaagtgacagtgTGGTGTTAAAGTAACTAATGGTCCTGAAGCATTCAAGACGCTTTATTTCCTTATTACAATAATATGACTCCAACCAGCAGTTGGCACAATTTAATGCCTTATAGTTTATCTTGTAGCCTTAGTAATTTTGACAcgagagaaggagaaagtggTACAGAAGGTCAGCGTGGATGGATCATAAAACACGGCCTGATTCCAGTATGaatgggttttttttaaattaaccaTGACTGttccacaaaaaaacacaaacatttaaaatcacaaccATGCCAGTGAATGTAAGcccaaacataaacacaaccaCATCACCTGAACATACCCATTATCAAACTGTATTAAGTGACCTTTCTACATCTGCCTGATGTTGACGTTAAGAACATTTTAGCTGTAATAAAATCAAGTGAAATCAAGTGACCAATCACCGTGGGAGACCCAAGCTCACCTCACTGCCGGACGACTCTCCTCCTGATCCAGAGCCACATGCCTCAGAGCACAGCGCCATACTGTAATACCACACCTGGTCCACCTATGGTAAAGATATATATTACAgctaatacatacatacagtgctGAACAGATtgatgtgtgtacatgtcagCTGCCGGGCTGTTGTAGAACAAACACTGGTTGTGTGCTGAATATGGATTCccctcaataaaaaaaaaaactcccttcagAGACTGGTCATAAATCTTGGCCTGTTTCGTCAGGTTGCCCCAGTTATTGTTGCTGGATGTGAACGGCTCATGGCCACCAGGGCCCCGAGGGGGCTTTATTACCACCCACAGATGAGTCACAAATATGCAAGAACATGCACACGCTATTCCTCCTTCTACGCATATGCACACATGTCCCTCTGTTGTTATTCTCCTGAGACGCTTCGACTGATTCCGTTCGTTCTCTGCCTTCAAGTGGTTGCTCTAAGTGGCCACACATGACTGATCGCAGTCTGTACCATAAAGTAACCTGCAGTAGATGAGTAGGAGATcttgactgttttattttaactgacTGTTTGAAGCAGCGTTTGGTTTTTTACCTTACAAACTAAAACTTTTACAAACAGCATTTACAAATTATTCCATTATCTTCTAAATAAACAATTGAATGGGACCAGACTTCATTAACTAAAAgctatttatttcagtttaacgacatactttattgatccccttggggaaattgttgtagGTTTAGTTTTTCCTTATAAAGGAATTATCCTGacctttttagttttaattgtgGTAAACATAATGACAATTAGAAGTATAGAGTCACATGAATAGGAGGAAACATAATGTGAAAACCTCAACTTCACATAAATGCTTCTATTGCCACAATTTAATGTAGTTTctggttaataataataataataataataataataataataataataataataaatactttattgatgcccttggggaaattgtggttggacagctgccagacagtacatgaTGGTTCTACTacggggttttggtgtcttgtcaaAGGACACCCTCAGCAAATAGCCAGGAGGAAATGGGAATTAAACCACTCACCCTTGGGTTTGTAGATGAATGCTCTactgcttaaaaaaatattcatgcATTTAGTTTCTAAACATAGTGCATATAAATTTGCACTTGTTGAACTAGTACTCATCCTTGtaatggagtttttttttttttttacaggtatTACGCTAAAGTAAATATCTGTGTACTTCTTTCATTGCGTTGAAGATTCAGTTATTGCTGTTAATTAAACATGGAGAGTGCTGCCTGATGATGGAATAAGCAGTAGAATATGACACCAGTTCATGGGTTTTGATTGCTAatgagatattttttttttcataagactgacaaactgattaaatataatcaaataacACTTTGTAATAATGCCACAGCCCCACATCGCTGTCCATGGTGCTAGTAAGTTTGGCCCAACTTTCCTCCTAACTCAAAGTGAACATCAATGCAGTAAAAAagttcagtaaaaacaaactcCAGCAGTAATTAGTGTCTTAGAGCATCTAATGCGCACAGTTATATGAATCTTTACTACCACTCACTTGCAggactttatttctttatgctAATATACTACATTAAAACGGCCAAAACGTCAGATTTTTATCAGATTCACATCCTCTTAAAACATTCAGGATGTGCAGCTACCGTGTGATCGGAGCTCAGCACAGACATCATCTGTGCGCCATCTCTCCACTGACCAGTGAGTCATCGCGGCCACGCAGCTCCTCACACTTCTTTCTCTCTACAGCGCAGCCACTCGCTTTCTTATTCCAGCCTCCTCTTTTCAACTCTAACCGTGTTTACAGCCAGTGAAGGAGTCCGTCTTACCCCGCTGGCCGGAGTGCTCGCCCTTCTCACTGGGGATCCATGAGCTGTCGGACCGCGCGGAGATCCAAAGATGCTGTTGATGAGAATCAGCGGAACGGAGACACTGAGCATGCGTGGAGACGCTGtcattaagaggtgtttctaatgttttggccaccctTGTTACATAGATAAAGTGGGATTAAAACATCAGAATAACCTCTTCGTCCAATGCTCTTCAGTTCGACTCCACCACCTATAAatcctcaataataaacatacagtagaaatatcacctttctgacagttttaataCAACTGAGAAATTCTAACTTTGAGGTAGAATTCATGTCAGTTGAGTGTAGTCCTGCAGGACTAGTGAAATCAGGTAACAATATTCCTTAAAATATAGTATGTAcacagtatatgtatgtatagtaATATATATGTCTTGTGCCGATcccattaaagaaaaaaaaaaaaaaaactggactCAATTCTTATATGTGCCAAAGCGCTGAGGTTCAGAGTGAGGAAAACTTGACTTGGTTTCATCATCTTCATTCTTTATACAAGATAAAACTCACAGCAAACCTTTAAATACTACATGAGTACgatataaaactgaaaatatgtgtCTATATACCACAGGAGATTAAAGCATTAGTCTCTACACTCACTACTCGACAGCATAGATTCACTCCCGGCATAAAGGAATATGTAGTAATATTATACAAACTATACCTTATATATCATGAGCagacactgtatgtgtgcttttattgtttttttcccagctACTTGTACTTTTATTCTTGTCCTTTTTATAATATGTTCAACATTGTAAAGAAAGTGCAACATCCTCTAGGAACatcaccaaaataaaatgactgtcTTTCTTTTGGAAGGTAGGTTTTTGTccataaaatagagaaaaaggtTTTACAAGTTCTCATTCAACTTCAGCATAGgagaaacaaaaatgcagattttTCATCTTTACACAACGGTCCTTTAGTTTCATAGCTGAGTCCTTTTAATTTTGCAGTAACAATGAGATAAATATTGCAAGGTAAGTTTTTGTACAACTCTTAGTCTTGAAACTGTCCATCAAACGGCTAATCTGACAGGATAGTCTACTTAAACTGAACGCTGCATTCAACCAGCTGTCAGCGACTGATAATGCCTCTGGGAACGTAAAGTATTTCTGCCTCTGTAAGTGGTCGCTCTCATTAAAGACCGaaataatgttaaaaagaaaaacaacaacctcaagaacacacacatgcacacagtcataATCCACAGCCAGATA
Above is a genomic segment from Anabas testudineus chromosome 11, fAnaTes1.2, whole genome shotgun sequence containing:
- the nrsn1l gene encoding neurensin 1-like; the protein is MTASPRMLSVSVPLILINSIFGSPRGPTAHGSPVRRASTPASGVDQVWYYSMALCSEACGSGSGGESSGSEAGSSCLQFGVRSYLHHFYEECSASMWDRDPEDRGFVQSQRSALWWNSAVWKVSLFLGLLILTAGFASLSVGYSTPHKIESFGEGDLFFVDTQAVGFNKGLHISTAAGIGLSCLGSALVAVGIVVWILPRANLKERLLHSIGDGEQRGDSGSKWRGFRDPRDVITKPPGVDKRKIPVSLSKVENVQPAS